A genomic region of Azospirillum sp. TSH58 contains the following coding sequences:
- a CDS encoding ABC transporter ATP-binding protein, whose product MFLQNATPAETAELTTPTGLKPPGGARPIIEFERVTVSYGRDAAATQALAESTFRIDHGDFIALVGPSGCGKSTILKLVGGLLKASSGHVFVARREVGAEDVRIGMAFQNPTLLPWLSIRDNVMLPLKIARPFREEWRQKRKTEYRDRADALLAKVGLQDFATKFPWQLSGGMQQRASLCRALIHDPTLLLLDEPFGALDQFTREELWATLQTLWMERRPTVLLVTHDLRESAFLANRIMVMSARPGRILVDEQVDFPRPRTLDTTYQPEFTSLTHTLRSLIVAARSGAGGLS is encoded by the coding sequence ATGTTCCTGCAGAACGCCACACCGGCCGAAACGGCCGAGCTGACCACCCCGACCGGCCTCAAGCCGCCGGGCGGGGCGCGGCCCATCATCGAGTTCGAGCGCGTCACGGTCTCCTACGGGCGGGACGCCGCGGCGACCCAGGCGCTCGCCGAAAGCACCTTCCGCATCGACCACGGCGACTTCATCGCCCTGGTCGGCCCCTCCGGCTGCGGCAAATCCACGATCCTGAAGCTGGTGGGCGGGCTGTTGAAGGCGTCCAGCGGCCATGTCTTCGTCGCCCGGCGCGAGGTCGGGGCGGAGGACGTGCGCATCGGCATGGCCTTCCAGAATCCGACGCTGCTGCCCTGGCTCAGCATCCGCGACAACGTGATGCTGCCGCTGAAGATCGCGCGGCCCTTCCGCGAGGAGTGGCGGCAGAAGCGCAAGACCGAGTACCGCGACCGCGCCGACGCCCTGCTCGCCAAGGTCGGGCTTCAGGATTTCGCGACCAAGTTCCCCTGGCAGCTGTCCGGCGGGATGCAGCAGCGCGCCTCGCTGTGCCGCGCCCTGATCCACGATCCGACGCTGCTCCTGCTCGACGAGCCCTTCGGCGCGCTGGACCAGTTCACGCGCGAGGAGCTGTGGGCCACCCTGCAGACGCTGTGGATGGAGCGTCGGCCGACCGTTCTCCTGGTCACCCACGACTTGCGGGAAAGCGCGTTCCTGGCCAACCGCATCATGGTGATGAGCGCGCGTCCCGGCCGCATCCTGGTGGACGAGCAGGTGGACTTCCCACGGCCGCGCACGCTGGACACCACCTACCAGCCGGAATTCACCAGCCTGACGCACACGCTGCGCAGCCTCATCGTCGCCGCGCGGAGCGGTGCTGGAGGACTTTCATGA
- a CDS encoding ABC transporter permease, with protein sequence MRAVNREKLASAALIVGVFVLWEVSCLVFGISEIILPRPSQIIATLIDRWPALMPHAVQTLYTTLVGFALGVGAGVVIGLLIGSSRLAYNVAFPLLVGFSSIPKVAVVPIFVLWFGSGTVPAVLTSAIICVFPVVVNMATGLATTEPELEDVLRTLKASKRDILLNVGLPRAMPYFFASLKVAVTLSFVGTVISETVASNRGVGNMMLIASSNFNVPLVFAGLFILAGLGVALYVIFSLIERRVTGWANRKSEFAAG encoded by the coding sequence ATGAGAGCCGTGAACCGCGAGAAGCTCGCCTCCGCCGCCCTGATCGTCGGCGTCTTCGTCCTGTGGGAGGTCTCCTGCCTGGTCTTCGGCATCAGCGAGATCATCCTGCCGCGGCCCAGCCAGATCATCGCCACGCTGATCGACCGCTGGCCGGCGCTGATGCCGCACGCGGTGCAGACGCTCTACACCACGCTGGTCGGCTTCGCGCTGGGCGTCGGGGCCGGGGTGGTGATCGGGCTGCTGATCGGCTCCTCCCGCCTCGCCTACAACGTCGCCTTCCCGCTGCTGGTCGGCTTCTCCTCCATCCCCAAGGTGGCGGTGGTGCCGATCTTCGTCCTGTGGTTCGGCTCGGGCACGGTGCCGGCGGTGCTGACGTCGGCGATCATCTGCGTCTTCCCGGTGGTGGTGAACATGGCGACCGGTCTCGCCACCACCGAGCCGGAGCTGGAGGACGTGCTGCGCACCCTGAAGGCGTCGAAGCGCGACATCCTGCTGAACGTCGGGCTGCCCCGCGCGATGCCCTATTTCTTCGCGTCGCTGAAGGTGGCCGTCACCCTGTCCTTCGTCGGGACGGTGATCTCCGAGACGGTGGCCTCCAACCGCGGCGTCGGCAACATGATGCTGATCGCCTCCTCCAACTTCAACGTCCCGCTGGTCTTCGCCGGCCTGTTCATCCTGGCCGGGCTGGGCGTCGCCCTCTACGTGATCTTCTCGCTGATCGAGCGCCGCGTCACCGGCTGGGCCAACCGCAAGTCGGAGTTCGCGGCCGGCTGA
- a CDS encoding acetamidase/formamidase family protein produces MPLDLFPTPECVHWGFFDGTLPPVAEIASGDVVTIHTVSGGTEDLPPDGIGMTVRPEHRRILAAVAPGPGPHIMTGPIAVRGAEPGDALRVEILEVSLRDDWGFNLIRPGAGALPDLVPDLAPGGARIHLPIDRALGTVRMPWGLAIPARPFFGVIGTAPPPSDGRLTSIVPGAFGGNIDNKELTAGAVLHLPVWTAGALLSVGDGHAAQGDGEVCLTAVETGLTGRFRVELVKGAGLAGPWAETAEHVITMGFDPDLDEAARIALRAMIGLISERTGLSAEEAYRLCSVAADLRVTQLVNRHKGIHALLPRWALAGAS; encoded by the coding sequence ATGCCGCTCGACCTATTCCCGACTCCCGAATGCGTGCATTGGGGCTTCTTCGACGGAACGCTGCCGCCGGTCGCCGAGATCGCCAGCGGCGACGTCGTGACGATCCACACCGTCAGCGGCGGGACGGAGGATCTGCCGCCGGACGGGATCGGCATGACCGTCCGGCCGGAGCACCGGCGCATTCTCGCCGCCGTGGCGCCGGGGCCGGGACCGCACATCATGACCGGGCCGATCGCCGTCCGCGGGGCGGAGCCGGGGGACGCGCTGCGGGTGGAGATCCTGGAGGTGTCGCTGCGCGACGACTGGGGGTTCAACCTGATCCGCCCCGGCGCCGGGGCGCTGCCCGATCTGGTGCCCGATCTGGCGCCAGGGGGGGCCCGCATCCATCTGCCCATCGACCGGGCGCTCGGCACGGTGCGGATGCCCTGGGGTCTGGCGATTCCGGCCCGCCCCTTCTTCGGTGTCATCGGGACGGCGCCGCCGCCGTCCGACGGGCGGCTGACCTCCATTGTGCCCGGCGCCTTCGGCGGCAACATCGACAACAAGGAGCTGACCGCGGGTGCGGTGCTTCACCTGCCGGTGTGGACCGCGGGCGCCCTGCTGTCCGTCGGTGACGGCCACGCCGCGCAGGGCGACGGCGAGGTCTGCCTGACCGCGGTCGAGACCGGCCTAACCGGGCGCTTCCGCGTCGAGCTGGTGAAGGGGGCCGGTCTGGCCGGGCCCTGGGCGGAGACGGCGGAGCACGTCATCACCATGGGCTTCGACCCGGACCTGGACGAGGCGGCGCGGATCGCGCTCCGCGCCATGATCGGTCTGATTTCCGAACGCACGGGCCTGTCCGCCGAGGAGGCCTACCGCCTGTGCAGCGTCGCCGCCGATCTGCGGGTGACGCAGCTGGTGAACCGGCACAAGGGCATCCACGCCCTGCTGCCGCGCTGGGCGCTGGCCGGCGCGTCCTGA
- a CDS encoding efflux RND transporter periplasmic adaptor subunit, translating into MAGLVLLLAAIAVVGGLSVAGSSGDGARAAETAQNAQNAPPPVTVSPPLRKEIVEWDEFTGQFQAVDFVEIRARVSGYLDSIAFQDGQIVKQGDPLFVIDPRPFEAALASARAEQQQAEAKLDLSNRQLARASELRRSDNVAASVFDERQQQVRVDAAGVEVAKAAVRTAELNANFTRITAPIAGRISRREVSVGNLIVGGDSGTTTLLTTIVSLDPIYFIFDMSESDYLAYQRAAARGVLKSQRDGGVAVEGRLFDEQSWPLKGTLNFIDNQVSPGAGTIRARAVFPNPSLLLTPGQFGRLRLPGSDRYTATLIPDQAVVSDQANKIVLTVGDDGTVVPKPVRLGPIEDGLRVVRSGLEETDKVIINGLVRARPGTKVTPQDGRIEPAKPPAG; encoded by the coding sequence ATGGCCGGCTTGGTGCTGTTGCTTGCCGCCATCGCGGTGGTCGGCGGCCTGTCGGTGGCCGGTTCGTCCGGCGACGGCGCCCGCGCCGCCGAGACCGCGCAGAATGCCCAGAACGCTCCGCCGCCGGTGACGGTCAGCCCGCCGCTGCGCAAGGAGATCGTCGAATGGGACGAGTTCACCGGCCAGTTCCAGGCGGTGGACTTCGTGGAGATCCGGGCGCGGGTCAGCGGCTATCTCGACTCCATCGCCTTCCAGGACGGCCAGATCGTCAAGCAGGGCGATCCGCTGTTCGTCATCGACCCGCGCCCGTTCGAGGCGGCGCTGGCCTCGGCGCGGGCGGAGCAGCAGCAGGCCGAGGCCAAGCTGGACCTGTCGAACCGCCAGCTCGCCCGCGCGTCGGAGCTGCGGCGCAGCGACAACGTCGCGGCCAGCGTGTTCGACGAGCGCCAGCAGCAGGTCCGCGTCGACGCCGCCGGGGTCGAGGTGGCGAAGGCCGCCGTCCGCACGGCGGAGCTGAATGCGAACTTCACCCGCATCACCGCCCCGATCGCCGGCCGCATCAGCCGGCGCGAGGTCAGCGTCGGCAACCTCATCGTCGGCGGGGACAGCGGGACGACGACCCTGCTGACCACCATCGTCTCGCTCGACCCGATCTATTTCATCTTCGACATGAGCGAGTCCGACTACCTCGCCTACCAGCGGGCGGCGGCGCGCGGCGTGCTGAAGTCGCAACGCGACGGCGGCGTCGCGGTCGAGGGCCGTCTGTTCGACGAGCAGAGCTGGCCCCTCAAGGGCACGCTCAACTTCATCGACAACCAGGTGAGCCCCGGTGCCGGCACCATCCGTGCCCGCGCCGTCTTTCCCAACCCGTCGCTGCTGCTGACGCCCGGCCAGTTCGGACGGCTGCGCCTGCCGGGGTCGGACCGCTACACCGCCACGCTGATCCCCGATCAGGCGGTGGTCAGCGATCAAGCCAACAAGATCGTCCTGACGGTCGGCGACGACGGTACGGTGGTGCCGAAGCCGGTGCGCCTCGGCCCCATCGAGGACGGGTTGCGCGTCGTGCGCTCCGGTCTGGAGGAAACGGACAAGGTCATCATCAACGGCCTCGTCCGGGCCCGGCCGGGAACCAAGGTGACCCCGCAGGACGGACGGATCGAGCCAGCCAAGCCGCCGGCCGGTTGA
- a CDS encoding DUF3830 family protein, producing the protein MSDLLITAGPFRFDARFETDGAPKTVAALRARLPFRSQIVHVRWSGEGVWVPLGETDFAVPYENHTSHPAPGQIILYPGGLSETEILLAYGGVSFSSKVGQLAGNHVITLTSGLENLPELGRLVLWEGAKEFEIALR; encoded by the coding sequence ATGAGCGACCTCCTCATCACCGCCGGCCCCTTCCGTTTCGACGCGCGCTTCGAGACGGACGGGGCGCCGAAGACGGTGGCCGCGCTCCGCGCGCGGCTTCCCTTCCGCAGCCAGATCGTGCATGTCCGCTGGAGCGGCGAGGGCGTGTGGGTGCCGCTGGGGGAGACCGACTTCGCCGTCCCCTACGAGAACCACACCAGCCACCCGGCGCCGGGGCAGATCATCCTGTACCCCGGCGGCCTCAGCGAGACGGAAATCCTGCTGGCCTACGGCGGCGTCAGCTTCTCCAGCAAGGTCGGCCAGCTCGCCGGCAACCACGTCATCACCCTGACGTCCGGGCTGGAGAATCTGCCGGAGCTGGGTCGCCTGGTCCTGTGGGAAGGGGCCAAGGAGTTCGAGATCGCCCTGCGCTGA
- the allB gene encoding allantoinase AllB encodes MAGTDSIADLVIHGGEVVTSAARFPASIAISNGRIAAIGAPETMPPAAETLDATGLAILPGGIDVHVHFRDPGYTHKEDWASGTSAAAFGGVTTVFDMPNTIPTVATPEILAAKHAIADEKAFVDYGLYAVLGEESLDHVEALAEGGVIGFKLYMGNTFGRIPSPDTGAMLELFERVAPTGKRVSLHAETNTIMERREKRLREAGRNDPLAHLDSRPAVVAVEAVERAATLAEWTGARIHILHISSKEELRPLAEAKARGVDITGETGPHYLMLSTDDYARCKGVIRVNPPVREADCHEPLWNALKDGTIDMIATDHAPHTPEEKTRSVIWNCDCGFPGVETQMPLMLTAVAEGRMDLRDYVRASSEAPAKSFGLYPQKGAILPGADADLALFDLSEEWVIDDFKLHSLSRISPWHGRTVKGKLKHTLVRGAFVVRDGALVETMRGHGRSVHTIQRMPPAEPRNTHKTIAAVTAATPEA; translated from the coding sequence GTGGCAGGCACCGATTCGATCGCCGATCTCGTGATCCACGGGGGTGAGGTCGTCACCTCCGCGGCGCGCTTCCCGGCCAGCATCGCCATCAGCAACGGCCGGATCGCCGCCATCGGCGCGCCGGAGACGATGCCGCCCGCGGCCGAAACGCTGGACGCGACCGGCCTCGCCATCCTGCCCGGCGGGATCGACGTCCATGTGCATTTCCGCGATCCCGGCTACACCCACAAGGAGGACTGGGCCAGCGGCACCAGCGCCGCGGCCTTCGGCGGCGTGACGACCGTCTTCGACATGCCCAACACCATCCCGACCGTGGCCACGCCGGAGATCCTGGCCGCCAAGCACGCCATCGCGGACGAGAAGGCCTTCGTCGATTACGGCCTCTACGCGGTGCTGGGCGAGGAGTCGCTCGACCACGTCGAAGCGCTGGCCGAGGGCGGCGTCATCGGCTTCAAGCTCTACATGGGCAACACCTTCGGCCGCATCCCGTCGCCGGACACCGGCGCCATGCTCGAACTGTTCGAGCGCGTCGCGCCGACCGGCAAGCGCGTCAGCCTCCACGCCGAAACCAACACCATCATGGAACGGCGGGAGAAGCGCCTGCGCGAGGCCGGCCGCAACGACCCGCTCGCCCACCTCGACTCCCGCCCGGCCGTCGTGGCGGTGGAGGCGGTGGAGCGCGCCGCGACCCTGGCCGAATGGACCGGCGCGCGCATCCACATCCTGCACATCTCCTCCAAGGAGGAACTCCGGCCGCTCGCCGAGGCGAAGGCCCGCGGGGTGGACATCACCGGCGAGACCGGCCCGCATTACCTGATGCTGAGCACCGACGACTACGCGCGCTGCAAGGGCGTCATCCGCGTCAACCCGCCGGTGCGCGAGGCCGACTGCCACGAGCCGCTGTGGAACGCCCTGAAGGACGGCACGATCGACATGATCGCCACCGACCACGCGCCCCACACGCCGGAGGAGAAGACCCGCTCGGTGATCTGGAACTGCGACTGCGGCTTCCCCGGCGTCGAGACCCAGATGCCGCTGATGCTGACCGCCGTGGCGGAAGGCCGGATGGACCTGCGCGACTATGTCCGCGCCAGCTCGGAAGCCCCGGCCAAGAGCTTCGGCCTCTACCCGCAGAAGGGCGCCATCCTGCCCGGCGCCGACGCCGACCTCGCACTGTTCGACCTGTCGGAGGAATGGGTGATCGACGACTTCAAGCTGCACTCGCTGTCGCGCATCTCCCCCTGGCACGGGCGCACGGTGAAGGGAAAGCTGAAGCACACGCTGGTCCGCGGGGCCTTCGTGGTGCGCGACGGCGCCCTGGTCGAGACCATGAGGGGCCACGGCCGCTCCGTCCACACCATCCAGCGCATGCCGCCGGCCGAGCCGCGCAACACCCACAAGACCATCGCGGCGGTCACGGCCGCCACGCCGGAAGCGTGA
- a CDS encoding amidohydrolase family protein produces MTVRSIACTARLDGPGYTPRGPGRLTLRDGRIAAVEALDGVEEAGEPLFALPAPVNAHDHGRPVRSSSFGAAGKPLEVWLHYLALLPAVDPYLAAAASLGRSALGGAGAVMVHYTRTQGLTPLPEEAAEVARAARDVGLRIAFAVALKDRNPLVYGPSEELLALLPDEARREFARRTAAPPPSPAEQIRLVEEVAAAAAGELVDVQYGPTGVQWCSPELLQAVADASARTGRRVHMHCLETRYQREWADRAFPDGLFPYLKRIGLLSPRLTLAHCTWIRPEEMDILAETGVTVTVNTGSNLGLRSGIAPLAEMVARGCRVALGLDGLALNEDDDALCEMRLANALHRGWGFEGAVDEAQMLRIALANGRASVTGREEGGVIAPGQPADLLLLDAGALDSDRLLDGLCLRDLLFARAGAGHIAELVVAGRTVVRRGRVTGIDHPAVQAELLARLRHGMAGSAALQAALPALEDAMRRYYAATPCC; encoded by the coding sequence ATGACGGTCCGTTCCATCGCCTGCACCGCCCGGCTCGACGGGCCCGGCTACACGCCACGGGGACCGGGACGGCTGACGCTCCGCGACGGGCGGATCGCGGCGGTGGAGGCGCTGGATGGGGTCGAGGAGGCCGGAGAGCCGCTGTTCGCCCTGCCGGCGCCGGTCAACGCGCACGACCACGGGCGGCCGGTCCGCTCCAGCTCCTTCGGGGCGGCGGGCAAGCCGCTGGAGGTCTGGCTGCACTATCTGGCCCTGCTGCCGGCGGTCGATCCCTATCTGGCCGCCGCCGCGTCGCTGGGGCGCAGCGCGCTCGGCGGCGCCGGGGCCGTCATGGTGCATTACACCCGCACCCAGGGGCTGACTCCGTTGCCGGAGGAAGCGGCGGAGGTCGCCCGCGCCGCCCGCGACGTGGGGCTGCGGATCGCCTTCGCGGTGGCGCTGAAGGACCGCAACCCGCTGGTCTACGGCCCGTCCGAGGAGCTGCTGGCCCTGCTGCCCGACGAGGCGCGGCGGGAGTTCGCCCGCCGCACCGCCGCGCCGCCGCCATCCCCCGCCGAGCAGATCCGGCTGGTCGAGGAGGTGGCCGCCGCCGCGGCGGGCGAACTGGTGGACGTGCAGTACGGCCCGACCGGCGTGCAGTGGTGCTCGCCGGAGCTGTTGCAGGCGGTGGCCGATGCCTCCGCCCGCACGGGACGGCGTGTCCACATGCACTGCCTGGAGACACGCTACCAGCGGGAATGGGCGGACCGCGCGTTTCCCGACGGGCTGTTTCCCTATCTGAAGCGCATCGGCCTGCTGTCGCCGCGTCTCACCCTGGCCCACTGCACCTGGATCAGGCCGGAGGAGATGGACATCCTGGCCGAGACGGGCGTCACCGTGACGGTCAACACCGGCTCCAACCTCGGCCTGCGGTCGGGCATCGCGCCGCTGGCGGAGATGGTGGCGCGGGGCTGCCGGGTGGCGCTCGGCCTCGACGGGCTTGCCTTGAACGAGGACGACGACGCGTTGTGCGAGATGCGCCTCGCCAACGCGCTGCACCGCGGCTGGGGCTTCGAGGGCGCGGTGGACGAGGCGCAAATGCTGCGCATCGCGCTCGCCAACGGGCGGGCGTCGGTCACCGGGCGGGAGGAGGGCGGCGTCATCGCCCCCGGCCAGCCGGCCGACCTGCTGCTGCTGGACGCCGGCGCGCTCGATTCCGACCGGCTGCTTGATGGGCTGTGCCTGCGCGACCTGCTGTTCGCCCGCGCCGGCGCCGGCCACATCGCCGAGCTGGTGGTTGCCGGGCGGACCGTCGTGCGGCGGGGCCGGGTCACCGGCATCGACCACCCGGCGGTTCAGGCGGAGCTGCTGGCCCGGCTGCGCCACGGCATGGCCGGCAGCGCCGCGCTCCAGGCCGCCCTGCCGGCGCTTGAGGACGCCATGCGGCGCTACTACGCCGCCACCCCTTGCTGTTGA
- a CDS encoding ABC transporter substrate-binding protein — MFTITRRAALLAGLGLSLAAPFFPAAAQERTPIRFTLDWKYQGIHAWYFVAQEKGYFREEGLDVTIDQGEGSSATVTRIMSGAYDAGFGDINAVIQQAAQKPAEAPVMVYHIYNKPPFAVLTKADSGITGLKDLVGKKVGGPAGSAATRLLPALLERNGLDPSGVEVLNMQPNLQEQMLIRGEVAASLVFNVTSYVNLIQQGQNPDTGFRWISYADHGLDLYSNGVMVSQALARDKPQAVKGLVRAINRAVLDVMADPAAAVKTLVKVEPLIDAGSEQRRLRFAFDAMMITPESREIGLGDLSDDRLARSIAVMAAAYKLPNQPAPGRIFDRSFLPPQTERRIAPTAG, encoded by the coding sequence ATGTTCACCATCACCCGCCGCGCCGCGCTTCTGGCCGGGCTCGGCCTCTCCCTGGCCGCTCCATTCTTCCCGGCCGCCGCGCAGGAGCGCACGCCGATCCGCTTCACGCTGGACTGGAAGTATCAGGGCATCCACGCCTGGTACTTCGTCGCCCAGGAGAAGGGCTACTTCCGCGAGGAGGGGCTGGACGTCACCATCGACCAGGGCGAAGGCTCCTCCGCCACCGTCACGCGCATCATGTCGGGGGCCTACGACGCCGGCTTCGGCGACATCAACGCGGTGATCCAGCAAGCGGCCCAGAAGCCCGCCGAGGCGCCGGTGATGGTCTACCACATCTACAACAAGCCGCCCTTCGCGGTGCTGACCAAGGCGGACAGCGGCATCACCGGGCTGAAGGACCTCGTCGGCAAGAAGGTCGGCGGTCCGGCCGGCAGCGCCGCCACCCGCCTGCTGCCCGCCCTGCTGGAGCGCAACGGCCTGGACCCGTCCGGCGTCGAGGTGCTGAACATGCAGCCCAACCTGCAGGAGCAGATGCTGATCCGCGGCGAGGTCGCCGCCTCGCTGGTCTTCAACGTCACCAGCTACGTCAACCTGATCCAGCAGGGGCAGAATCCCGACACCGGCTTCCGCTGGATCAGCTACGCCGATCACGGTCTCGACCTCTATTCCAACGGCGTGATGGTGTCCCAGGCGCTGGCGCGCGACAAGCCGCAGGCGGTGAAGGGGCTGGTGCGGGCCATCAACCGCGCCGTCCTGGACGTGATGGCCGACCCGGCCGCCGCCGTGAAGACGCTGGTCAAGGTCGAGCCGCTGATCGACGCCGGAAGCGAGCAGCGCCGCTTGCGGTTCGCCTTCGATGCCATGATGATCACCCCGGAATCGCGCGAGATCGGGCTGGGCGACCTGTCGGACGACCGGCTGGCGCGCTCCATCGCGGTGATGGCCGCGGCCTACAAGCTGCCGAACCAGCCGGCGCCCGGCCGGATCTTCGACCGCTCCTTCCTGCCGCCCCAAACGGAGCGGCGCATCGCTCCCACCGCCGGATGA